The following proteins come from a genomic window of Lolium rigidum isolate FL_2022 chromosome 5, APGP_CSIRO_Lrig_0.1, whole genome shotgun sequence:
- the LOC124654113 gene encoding BTB/POZ domain-containing protein At3g50780-like, with amino-acid sequence MEESRRRRGPARVRAVPIAVTPEGFWCCPSPAALHKSLKNPHHHHHGAGNNSSHCSKQQQRKIPSAPPSVAPSSVQNAPSVTGESARREAPDEQDTAAAEVAADKREEKTGDVGGEVQQHKICVGFGQPETSDLTVMLYGKEGIAVRMSVHRDVLCESSTFFAEKLSEDGHGGSPVRCVEIHDCDDAEIYVETVGLMYCDEAKHKLLKQNVSRVLRIMKVAESLGFHACVKSCLDYLEAVPWVGEEEDSVVSSIRHLQSKAYGVSPLLKRVTSDSVYSPTDTLSNIMEMVLKSNDDRGRREMKALVLNLLKDSSRCTDGTSDICSELFYSSCRCCLERLQLLFAEASEAGFPSQVTRQITLETDNLLWLVEILVNHRICDDFVVMWANQSELASLHAKLPVASRHTVSSITARLFVGIGRGEMLPSKDTRLLLLQVWLQALIDDYSWLQCSCRSFDRKLVEEGIGQTILTLPLEDQRSILLSWLGRFLKLGDNCPNLQRAFEVWWRRTFVRPYVSQAR; translated from the exons GCCAGCGGCCCTGCACAAGAGCCTCAAGAACCCGCACCACCACCATCACGGCGCCGGCAACAACAGCAGCCACtgcagcaagcagcagcagcgcaAGATCCCGTCAGCGCCCCCGTCCGTGGCGCCCTCCTCCGTGCAGAACGCGCCATCCGTAACCGGCGAATCGGCGCGCCGCGAAGCTCCCGACGAGCAGGACACGGCGGCGGCCGAGGTGGCGGCGGATAAGCGGGAGGAGAAGACTGGCGACGTGGGAGGCGAGGTCCAGCAGCACAAGATCTGCGTTGGATTTGGGCAGCCTGAGACGAGTGACCTGACCGTGATGCTCTACGGGAAGGAAGGGATTGCCGTCAGGATGAGTGTGCACAGGGATGTGCTCTGCGAAAGCAGCACATTCTTTGCTGAGAAGCTCTCGGAGGATGGCCATGGTGGCTCTCCGGTGCGCTGCGTGGAGATCCATGACTGTGATGATGCAGAGATCTATGTGGAGACCGTCGGGCTGATGTACTGCGACGAGGCGAAGCACAAGCTGCTCAAGCAGAATGTGTCTCGTGTGCTCCGCATCATGAAG GTTGCTGAATCACTAGGTTTCCATGCCTGCGTCAAGTCATGCTTGGATTATTTGGAAGCAGTTCCTTGGGTAGGTGAGGAAGAAGATAGCGTTGTGTCGTCGATACGACATCTGCAGAGCAAAGCCTATGGAGTTAGCCCTTTACTGAAAAGGGTTACTTCTGACAGTGTGTACTCACCAACCGATACTTTATCTAACATTATGGAGATGGTCTTGAAGAGCAACGATGACAGGGGGCGTCGTGAGATGAAAGCCTTAGTTCTGAATCTTCTCAAGGACAGCAGCCGTTGCACGGATGGAACTTCAGACATCTGTTCTGAATTATTTTACAGTTCATGTCGGTGTTGCTTAGAGAGACTTCAGCTGCTCTTTGCAGAAGCATCTGAAGCAGGTTTCCCTTCTCAAGTTACACGGCAAATAACTCTGGAGACCGATAATCTCCTCTGGTTGGTCGAGATATTGGTTAACCACCGAATTTGCGATGATTTCGTGGTCATGTGGGCAAACCAAAGTGAGCTTGCCTCATTACATGCAAAATTGCCTGTTGCCTCTCGCCACACAGTCAGCTCTATCACAGCAAGGCTTTTTGTTGGCATTGGAAGAGGAGAAATGCTTCCGTCCAAGGACACTCGTCTTCTTCTCCTGCAAGTCTGGCTGCAGGCACTCATCGATGACTACTCATGGCTACAATGCAGCTGCCGGTCATTTGATAGGAAGCTCGTTGAGGAAGGGATTGGGCAGACAATCCTGACACTTCCTTTGGAAGACCAGCGGTCTATACTACTGTCATggcttgggaggttcttgaaattaggCGATAACTGTCCGAATTTACAGAGGGCGTTTGAAGTGTGGTGGAGAAGGACTTTCGTCAGGCCTTATGTCAGTCAGGCAAGGTAA
- the LOC124652432 gene encoding protein DA1-related 1-like has translation MGWLNKIFKGSVNRVSRGHYDGNWHEGNSPDHIRGAYDESDNEDMDRAIALSLAEGDPDKGKAVEPDYSLEEDEQLARALQESLNTESPPHQHVPVRNVPSESIPTREPPQPVFPSSGYRTCAGCKNPIGHGRFLSCMDAVWHPQCFRCFACNKPISEYEFAMHEDQPYHKSCYKDFFHPKCDVCKSFIPTNKNGLIEYRAHPFWMQKYCPSHEDDGTPRCCSCERMEPTDVKYITLEDGRKLCLECLTSATMDSPECQHLYMDIQEFFEGLNMKVEQQVPLLLVERQALNEALEAEKSGHHLPETRGLCLSEEQIVRTILRRPTIGPGNRIMDMITGPYKLVRRCEVTAILILYGLPRLQTGSILAHEMMHAYLRLKGYRSLSPQVEEGICQVLSHMWLESEIIAGATSNAASTSAASSSSSSSTATSSKKGAKTEFEKKLGAFIKNQIETDSSVEYGDGFRVGNRAVERYGLRSTLDHMKITGSFPI, from the exons ATGGGTTGGTTAAATAAAATCTTCAAAGGCTCAGTAAACAGAGTTTCAAGGGGTCACTATGATGGCAACTGGCATGAAGGCAATTCACCTGATCACATCAGA GGTGCATATGACGAAAGCGACAATGAAGATATGGATCGAGCTATTGCATTATCTCTAGCAGAGGGAGATCCTGATAAGGGAAAGGCTGTTG AGCCTGATTACAGTTTGGAGGAAGATGAACAACTTGCACGGGCTCTGCAGGAGAGCCTTAATACCGAGTCTCCTCCTCATCAACACGTTCCTGTCAGGAATGTTCCATCAGAGAGTATCCCAACAAGGGAGCCGCCTCAGCCTGTCTTTCCCTCAAGTGGATACAG GACTTGTGCTGGATGCAAAAATCCGATTGGCCATGGACGTTTTCTTAGTTGTATGGATGCAGTCTGGCACCCTCAGTGCTTTAGATGCTTTGCTTGCAACAAGCCCATATCTGAGTATGAG TTCGCCATGCATGAAGACCAGCCGTACCACAAATCCTGCTATAAAGATTTTTTCCATCCAAAATGCGATGTCTGCAAGAGCTTT attccaacaaataagAATGGCCTGATCGAATACCGGGCACATCCTTTCTGGATGCAGAAGTACTGTCCTTCCCATGAAGATGATGGCACTCCCAGGTGTTGCAGTTGTGAAAGGATGGAG CCAACAGATGTCAAATATATAACGTTGGAGGATGGAAGGAAACTCTGCTTGGAATGTCTGACTTCTGCAACAATGGATTCTCCAGAATGCCAACATCTTTACATGGATATTCAGGAATTTTTTGAAGGTTTGAATATGAAAGTAGAACAGCAAGTTCCATTACTTTTGGTCGAGAGGCAGGCTCTTAATGAAGCGTTGGAAGCTGAGAAAAGT GGACATCACCTTCCCGAAACCAGAGGTCTGTGTCTCTCTGAAGAACAAATTGTCAGAACT ATCTTAAGAAGACCAACAATTGGACCAGGAAACAGAATCATGGATATGATTACGGGACCATACAAGCTGGTCAGGCGGTGTGAAGTGACTGCGATCCTTATACTGTACGGGCTACCAAG ATTGCAAACAGGCTCCATTCTTGCTCACGAAATGATGCACGCATATCTTCGCCTGAAAG GATACCGATCACTTAGTCCTCAGGTTGAAGAAGGCATCTGTCAAGTCCTATCCCACATGTGGCTCGAGTCCGAAATCATCGCCGGCGCTACGAGCAACGCTGCGTCCACCTCGGcagcatcatcgtcgtcttcctcctcaacTGCTACCTCTTCGAAGAAGGGCGCAAAGACAGAGTTTGAGAAGAAGCTCGGAGCGTTCATCAAGAACCAGATCGAAACAGACTCTTCCGTGGAGTACGGAGATGGTTTTCGGGTGGGCAACCGGGCGGTCGAACGGTACGGATTGAGAAGCACCCTTGACCACATGAAGATCACAGGGTCTTTTCCTATTTGA